The genomic stretch TGGAGAATAGATCGGTGGTGGTGGAGAATGGATTGGTGGAGGTGGAGATTGGACAGGTAGGGGTGGTGGAGAGTGGACTGGTGGAGGTGGAGAGTGAactggtggttgtggtggtggagAATGGATTTGTGGAGGTGGAGATTGGACATGTGGGGGTGGTGGAGAGTTGACTGGTGGAGGTGGAGAGTGAactggtggttgtggtggtggtggagaTTGGACTGGTGGGGGAGGTGGAGATTGGACTGGTGGTGGTGGAGTTGGGGAGTAAAGTGGAGGTGGAGGTGGTGGAGATTGGACTGGTGGAGGTGGGGAGTAAATTTGAGGAGGTGGTGGAGATTGGACTGGTGGAGGCAGGGAGTAAACTGGAGGAGGTGGTGGGGAGTACATTGGAGGTGGTGGAGAATGGACTGGTGGAGGTGGGGAGTGCACTAGAGGTGGTGGGGATTGGGTTGGTGGAGGTGGGGAGTACAATGGAGGTGGTGGAGATTGCACTGGTGGAAGTGGGGAAGAAACTGGTGGTGGTGGGGATTGGATTGGTGGAGGTGGGGGAGGGTGAACTGTAGGTGGTGGTGGAGAGTAAACTGTTGGTCGGGATGGTGGGTGACTAGGATTGGCTGGAGATCGATTAGTGGGGTCAAGTGGTGGTGGAGGAGAGTATTGTACTTGTGGTGGTGGTGAATGGTATGGTTGGTTAATAGGCAATCTATCAGATGGATCAGGTGTTGGTGGTGATGGCAAGCGAATTGGTGGTGGAGGAGAGGAAACAGATTGTGGTGGTGGACTTCTCGGTATGCCAATTGGAGATCTTTTTGTGGGATCAGGTGGTGGTTGAGGCGTTTGCGGAGGGATAGGGACTTGCTTTGGAGGTGAAGGCCCCATAGGGCGTGATTTTGGGTTTTGTTTGGGAGGATTTGGAGTTGGTTTCGGTGACTCTTTTGGTGTTGGAGGTGCCTGTTTTGCTGGTTGTGGTGTTGGCTTTGGAATTGGGACAGGTAATGGTTTATTTGGATCGTTAGCTGACGGAGAAGATGGTCCTCTGCACCTTGCCTTGCTGCAATCTATTGGCTTGCTTACAATTGGTTGGCATTCTTTTGATGTCTTCTGCTTTGGCCTATCTGGCAAGCAGTTGCTTATGTCTTCTAACACAATGCCTTTATTCTTAGTTGGATTGCATTTTTGGGCCTCACCATTGAAGTAATTGTAAGAGAACTTCAAGCTCTCCAAATTGGGCAACTGACAAATGTTCTCTTGAACAAACCCAGTTAGTATATTGTGTGATAGATTCAATTGTTCCACCTTCTGGAGGGATTTGAAGGTTTTAGGCAAAATCCCACTGAAGAAATTGGATCCAATATCCAAAACTGTGAGATTCCCCAGGTTACCAATCTCAGTCGGTAAACATCCAGCAAGCTTATTGTTGGAGACAATAATCTCATTGAGAGTATTCCCCATTTTCCCAATGCTGCTAGGAATGCATCCATAGAAATGGTTATTGGCTATGACCAAAACAGATACAGGAGAGTTGCCAAGAGTTTCAGGAATGGTGGATGTGAACCGATTGTTGTTCAAGAACAAAGCATCTA from Humulus lupulus chromosome 5, drHumLupu1.1, whole genome shotgun sequence encodes the following:
- the LOC133833891 gene encoding pollen-specific leucine-rich repeat extensin-like protein 3 yields the protein MQASGCFFFFFILIFTTLCSFSYALTDAEASFIARRQLLTFQEGADLRDDYEQTIHLIGITFPNSKLKRAYIALQAWKKAIYSDPLNVTGNWVGPDVCSYTGVFCSPALDDPKQEVVAGIDLNHGDIAGYLPVELGLLTEIALFHINSNRFCGVIPESFSRLTLLFELDVSNNRFVGPFPKVVISIPNIKYLDLRYNDFEGVVPNELFNMDLDALFLNNNRFTSTIPETLGNSPVSVLVIANNHFYGCIPSSIGKMGNTLNEIIVSNNKLAGCLPTEIGNLGNLTVLDIGSNFFSGILPKTFKSLQKVEQLNLSHNILTGFVQENICQLPNLESLKFSYNYFNGEAQKCNPTKNKGIVLEDISNCLPDRPKQKTSKECQPIVSKPIDCSKARCRGPSSPHPPSRPTVYSPPPPTVHPPPPPPIQSPPPPVSSPLPPVQSPPPPLYSPPPPTQSPPPLVHSPPPPVHSPPPPMYSPPPPPVYSLPPPVQSPPPPQIYSPPPPVQSPPPPPPLYSPTPPPPVQSPPPPPVQSPPPPQPPVHSPPPPVNSPPPPHVQSPPPQIHSPPPQPPVHSPPPPVHSPPPLPVQSPPPPIHSPPPPIYSPSPPLVYSPPPPPVHSPPPPPPVHSPPPPPPSPSHSTPPHSTYSPPPPPPDELILPPTFGFQYASPPPPIFQGY